The following proteins come from a genomic window of Polaribacter dokdonensis:
- a CDS encoding ammonium transporter has translation MSLLLTLFQDTSEAAAVLEQVNGDMGMLWMLIAGILVFLMQAGFTLVESGMTRSKNAVNIAMKNLLDICVGSLTFWLVGYSLMYGDTSNGWFFWSGLFQGEGADLFFQTMFAATAATIVSGAIAGRTKYTTYIVFSIVMTAIIYPISGGWQWQGEGWLTELGFIDFAGSSIVHSVGGWAALVAAFMVGPRIGKFVDGKVLPIPGHNQVLATLGVFILWFGWFGFNGGSQLAWGGADATGASNVVLVTNLAAAAGGLGALITTWIWYGKPNLAQTLNGSLAGLVSITAGCGNMTPEGGVLAGLIGGIIVVFSIEFIEKKLKIDDAIGAASVHGVAGAWGTLVIGLWGVDGDTGIGLFNGGGASQLGAQAIGVLAYAVWAVVLSFIVFGILKATMGLRVSKEVEIEGLDISEHGSIAYPGKRVREYDEDK, from the coding sequence ATGAGTTTATTACTAACATTATTCCAAGACACTTCTGAAGCTGCTGCAGTTTTAGAACAAGTAAATGGAGATATGGGAATGCTTTGGATGCTTATTGCAGGTATCTTAGTTTTCTTAATGCAAGCTGGTTTTACATTAGTAGAATCTGGAATGACGCGTTCTAAGAATGCTGTAAACATTGCAATGAAAAATTTACTAGACATTTGTGTAGGTTCTTTAACTTTCTGGTTAGTTGGGTACTCTTTAATGTATGGAGACACTTCTAATGGATGGTTCTTTTGGAGTGGTTTATTCCAGGGTGAAGGAGCTGATTTATTCTTCCAAACTATGTTTGCTGCAACAGCTGCAACAATAGTTTCTGGTGCAATTGCAGGTAGAACAAAGTACACAACTTATATTGTATTTTCTATTGTAATGACAGCTATTATCTACCCTATTTCTGGTGGTTGGCAATGGCAAGGAGAAGGTTGGTTAACTGAGTTAGGTTTTATTGACTTTGCTGGTTCATCAATTGTACACTCTGTAGGTGGTTGGGCTGCTTTAGTAGCTGCATTTATGGTAGGTCCTAGAATTGGAAAATTTGTGGATGGTAAAGTATTACCTATACCTGGTCATAACCAAGTATTAGCAACTTTAGGTGTTTTCATCTTATGGTTTGGTTGGTTTGGTTTTAATGGTGGATCTCAATTAGCTTGGGGTGGTGCTGATGCAACAGGAGCTTCTAACGTAGTTTTAGTTACAAATTTAGCAGCTGCAGCTGGTGGATTAGGTGCCTTAATCACAACTTGGATTTGGTATGGGAAACCAAACTTAGCACAAACCTTAAATGGATCTTTAGCTGGTTTAGTAAGTATTACTGCTGGTTGTGGAAACATGACTCCTGAAGGTGGAGTACTTGCAGGTTTAATTGGTGGTATTATTGTTGTATTCTCAATTGAATTTATTGAAAAGAAATTAAAAATCGATGATGCAATTGGTGCAGCTTCCGTACATGGTGTTGCTGGTGCTTGGGGAACTTTAGTTATAGGTCTTTGGGGTGTAGATGGTGATACTGGAATCGGACTTTTTAATGGTGGAGGAGCTTCTCAATTAGGAGCACAAGCTATTGGAGTTTTAGCATATGCAGTTTGGGCTGTTGTATTATCTTTTATTGTTTTTGGAATCTTAAAAGCAACTATGGGTCTTAGAGTAAGTAAAGAAGTAGAAATTGAAGGTTTAGATATTTCTGAACACGGTTCTATTGCTTACCCAGGTAAGAGAGTTAGAGAATATGATGAAGACAAATAG
- a CDS encoding P-II family nitrogen regulator, whose product MKKIEAIIRKSKFRNVKEALHEVGVNFFSYWDVTGLGNEKEGHVYRGVSYSTSDIQRRHIAIVVNDDFEQITIETILKAAATGKVGDGKIFVSDIQEAYRIRTGEKGGQTLN is encoded by the coding sequence ATGAAGAAAATTGAAGCAATCATTAGAAAATCAAAATTTAGAAATGTAAAAGAAGCATTGCACGAAGTTGGTGTAAACTTTTTCTCTTATTGGGATGTTACAGGTTTAGGTAACGAAAAAGAGGGGCATGTTTACAGAGGTGTAAGTTATAGTACCAGCGATATTCAAAGAAGACATATTGCAATAGTTGTTAATGATGATTTTGAACAAATTACAATTGAAACAATTTTAAAAGCTGCAGCTACTGGCAAAGTAGGTGATGGTAAAATATTTGTAAGTGATATACAAGAAGCTTACAGAATTAGAACTGGCGAAAAAGGAGGACAAACATTAAATTAA
- a CDS encoding anhydro-N-acetylmuramic acid kinase, with translation MMNNYVFSVGVMSGTSLDGVDLVYVKFNEQDYADFKILQAETIAYSKEWKQLLQNAIYSSKKELEHLNTMYGKFLGQTVQYFISNHKIETIDFIASHGHTILHQPEKGVTLQIGNGKEIAKITNTKVIYDFRTQDVQLGGQGAPLVPIGDELLFSKYDFCLNLGGFSNISFKKDNQRIAFDICPVNIVLNHYANKLGYAYDDKGKIASEGALNHKLLEKLNLLEFYKKEPPKSLGLEWVQEFIYPLIDENEQDVPTILNTFVEHIAIQISKVIFNNDSVLVTGGGAFNAYLLERIQFYASNQIDLVNQELINFKEALVFSFLGLLKLNDEVNCLQSVTGASKNHSSGVVVLP, from the coding sequence ATGATGAATAACTATGTTTTTTCAGTAGGAGTAATGTCTGGCACATCATTAGATGGTGTAGATTTAGTGTATGTAAAATTTAATGAGCAAGATTATGCAGATTTTAAGATTTTACAGGCAGAAACTATAGCTTATTCTAAAGAATGGAAGCAGCTTTTACAGAATGCAATTTATAGTTCTAAAAAGGAATTGGAGCACTTAAATACTATGTATGGTAAATTCTTGGGGCAAACAGTTCAGTATTTTATAAGTAATCATAAAATTGAGACTATAGATTTTATTGCTTCTCATGGACATACAATTTTACATCAGCCAGAAAAGGGAGTTACTTTGCAAATTGGTAATGGAAAGGAAATTGCGAAAATTACCAATACCAAAGTTATTTATGATTTTAGAACTCAAGATGTACAATTGGGTGGACAAGGAGCGCCTTTAGTGCCCATAGGTGATGAGTTGCTTTTTTCTAAATACGACTTTTGTTTAAATCTTGGAGGCTTTTCTAATATTTCATTTAAAAAGGACAATCAAAGAATTGCTTTTGATATTTGTCCTGTAAATATTGTTTTGAATCATTATGCAAACAAGCTAGGTTATGCTTATGATGATAAAGGAAAAATTGCTTCTGAAGGCGCTTTAAATCATAAACTATTAGAAAAACTAAATCTATTGGAGTTCTATAAAAAAGAGCCACCAAAATCTTTGGGTTTAGAGTGGGTGCAAGAATTTATTTATCCGTTAATAGATGAAAATGAGCAAGATGTGCCAACTATTCTGAATACTTTTGTAGAGCATATTGCTATTCAAATTAGCAAAGTTATTTTTAATAACGATTCAGTTTTAGTAACTGGTGGAGGAGCATTTAATGCATATTTGTTAGAGAGAATTCAGTTTTATGCGTCAAATCAAATAGATTTAGTAAACCAAGAACTGATTAATTTTAAAGAAGCTTTGGTATTTTCTTTTCTTGGTTTATTAAAGTTGAATGATGAGGTGAATTGCTTACAATCAGTAACTGGGGCTAGTAAAAATCATTCTTCAGGAGTTGTAGTTTTACCATAG
- a CDS encoding pseudouridine synthase, with product MKYSKSYLISLGFLGFRFSGWQKQTNAKTLHDIVDKSLSFVLKDAGYKTVGAGRTDAKVSANGYIFQLFTNEKLIEDIFLKELNSNFPADFKASSISEVATSFNIINAPKIKEYHYYFSFGEVNHPFAAPFIVNEESELNIEIMKKGAKLFQGEHYFHKYCTKPSDNTIFKRTIDFCEIVENAILTASFFPEQSYILKVRGKGFLRYQIRLMMATLFELGKGNLSIQYIEDSLKVDNDKQFMRNISPGSGLQLYNIELEN from the coding sequence ATGAAATATTCAAAAAGTTACTTAATTTCTTTAGGATTTCTTGGTTTTCGGTTTTCTGGTTGGCAAAAGCAAACAAATGCCAAAACTTTGCATGATATTGTAGATAAAAGCTTGTCTTTTGTGTTAAAAGATGCTGGTTACAAAACAGTTGGTGCAGGTAGAACAGATGCTAAAGTGTCTGCTAATGGTTATATTTTTCAGCTATTTACTAATGAGAAATTAATAGAAGATATCTTTTTGAAAGAGTTGAACTCTAACTTTCCTGCAGATTTTAAAGCAAGCTCTATTTCTGAGGTTGCAACAAGTTTTAATATTATTAATGCTCCAAAAATTAAAGAATACCATTATTACTTTTCTTTTGGAGAGGTAAATCATCCTTTTGCAGCTCCTTTTATAGTTAATGAAGAGAGTGAATTAAATATTGAAATCATGAAAAAAGGAGCTAAGCTTTTTCAGGGTGAGCATTATTTTCATAAATATTGTACAAAACCTTCTGATAATACTATCTTTAAAAGAACCATTGACTTTTGTGAAATTGTAGAGAATGCAATTTTAACGGCTAGTTTTTTTCCTGAGCAGTCTTATATATTAAAAGTAAGAGGGAAGGGATTTTTAAGATATCAAATTCGTTTAATGATGGCTACATTATTTGAATTAGGAAAAGGGAATTTATCAATACAGTATATAGAAGACTCTTTAAAAGTAGATAATGATAAACAATTTATGAGAAACATTTCTCCTGGCTCTGGTTTACAACTCTATAATATTGAATTAGAAAATTAG
- a CDS encoding ammonium transporter: MELLTINNVWMMICTALVFFMHLGFAFLEIGLTRQKNTINILFKNIFIITVGLLLYCFVGFNLMYPGFSESSLGIFGFAGFGLTSPITDAGTLDLMYNEGYTYWTDFLFQGMFAATAATIVSGAVAERMKILPFMIFTLLYVGLVYPIAGSWKWGGGFLDQLTTPFYDFAGSTLVHSVGGWAALVAVCLLGPRIGKFKNGKIQAIPGHNIPLATAGVLILWLGWFGFNGGSVLSADPTLTSLTLVTTCLAAAAGGVFSAIVSTILYKNLDLTMFLNGILGGLVGITAGADQMSPTDAIAIGAIAGVIIVFAVSLIDKLKLDDPVGAIAVHLFCGIWGTLAVGIFGNLASVDQFISQLIGVGSYAVFCLVTSFVIIYVLKVTMGIRVSEEEELEGLDVHEHGMDAYPDFRLNEH, encoded by the coding sequence ATGGAATTATTAACAATCAACAATGTATGGATGATGATCTGTACAGCCCTAGTATTCTTTATGCATTTAGGATTTGCATTTTTAGAAATAGGATTAACAAGACAAAAAAACACAATCAACATACTTTTTAAAAATATTTTTATAATTACAGTAGGTCTACTACTATATTGTTTTGTTGGCTTTAACTTAATGTATCCTGGGTTCTCTGAATCATCATTAGGTATTTTCGGTTTCGCAGGTTTTGGTTTAACTTCTCCAATTACAGATGCAGGAACTTTAGATTTAATGTATAATGAAGGATATACCTATTGGACAGATTTCTTATTTCAAGGAATGTTTGCAGCAACAGCAGCTACCATAGTTTCTGGAGCAGTAGCTGAGCGTATGAAAATTTTACCTTTTATGATTTTTACCTTACTATATGTAGGTTTAGTGTATCCAATTGCAGGTTCTTGGAAATGGGGTGGAGGATTTTTGGATCAATTAACAACACCTTTTTATGATTTTGCAGGTTCTACACTTGTACATTCTGTAGGTGGTTGGGCAGCATTGGTTGCTGTTTGCCTTTTAGGACCTAGAATTGGTAAATTTAAAAACGGAAAAATTCAAGCAATTCCTGGTCATAACATCCCTTTAGCAACAGCAGGAGTTTTAATTTTATGGTTAGGATGGTTTGGTTTTAATGGAGGTTCTGTTTTATCTGCAGACCCAACATTAACGTCATTAACATTAGTTACTACTTGTTTAGCTGCTGCTGCTGGTGGTGTTTTTTCTGCTATAGTTTCTACAATACTTTATAAAAATTTAGATTTAACCATGTTTTTGAATGGAATTTTAGGTGGTTTAGTAGGTATTACTGCAGGTGCAGATCAAATGTCGCCAACAGATGCAATTGCAATTGGTGCAATAGCTGGTGTAATTATTGTATTTGCAGTTAGCTTAATAGACAAGTTAAAGTTAGATGATCCTGTAGGTGCTATTGCTGTTCACCTTTTCTGTGGAATTTGGGGAACTTTAGCTGTTGGTATATTTGGAAACTTGGCAAGTGTAGATCAATTCATCAGTCAACTTATTGGTGTTGGGTCTTATGCTGTATTTTGTTTAGTAACTTCCTTTGTTATTATATATGTACTAAAAGTAACCATGGGTATAAGAGTTAGTGAAGAAGAAGAACTAGAAGGTTTAGATGTTCACGAGCATGGAATGGATGCTTATCCAGACTTTAGATTGAACGAACATTAA
- a CDS encoding outer membrane beta-barrel protein — MKKIIFTLFLASSLLVNAQDDKGTFSLSGSVDVYHTSNLKSGSPGSVGILYGGSAVPNAFGLGMANTIFAYEKGKAGVVADLAFGPRANAANAYEGAINQLYAYYKPSEKITLTLGQFNTWYGYEVISPAGNFNYSVSYLFNAGPFSHTGFKLDYAASEDLSFMFAVTNPHGLTSGANPSNDYQLGFQTGYKGQYFNLAYGSDGFGFTDVLYLDYTGGFDLSDSFFLGINAAYANSSDADAGYQGVALYLQNTFSDSFSLGFRPEFFTATSGAGDTNVSAFTLSGNIALTSALTIIPELRYDSSDDLIIPGFPTETSMTGATLAAVYSF; from the coding sequence ATGAAAAAAATTATTTTCACTTTATTTTTAGCAAGTAGCTTGTTAGTAAATGCCCAAGATGACAAAGGAACTTTTTCTTTAAGTGGTAGCGTAGATGTATATCATACAAGTAATTTAAAAAGTGGTTCTCCAGGATCAGTTGGTATTCTTTATGGAGGCTCTGCAGTACCTAATGCATTTGGTTTAGGTATGGCTAATACAATATTTGCTTATGAAAAAGGAAAAGCAGGTGTTGTTGCAGATTTAGCTTTTGGTCCAAGAGCAAATGCAGCTAATGCTTATGAAGGTGCAATTAACCAATTGTATGCTTACTATAAGCCATCAGAAAAAATTACATTAACCTTAGGTCAGTTCAATACTTGGTATGGTTATGAAGTTATTTCTCCTGCAGGAAACTTCAACTACTCAGTTTCTTACTTATTTAATGCTGGTCCTTTCTCTCATACAGGATTCAAATTAGACTATGCAGCTTCAGAAGACTTATCTTTTATGTTTGCAGTAACTAATCCTCATGGATTAACTTCTGGTGCAAACCCAAGTAATGATTACCAATTAGGTTTCCAAACTGGGTACAAAGGTCAGTACTTTAACTTAGCTTATGGTTCAGATGGTTTTGGATTTACAGATGTATTATACTTAGATTATACAGGTGGTTTCGATTTATCTGATTCTTTCTTCTTAGGTATCAATGCTGCTTATGCAAATTCAAGTGATGCTGATGCTGGTTATCAAGGTGTTGCTTTATACTTACAAAACACATTCTCTGATTCTTTTTCTTTAGGTTTTAGACCAGAATTCTTTACAGCAACTTCAGGAGCAGGAGACACTAATGTATCTGCCTTTACTTTAAGTGGAAACATTGCTTTAACAAGCGCTTTAACTATAATTCCAGAATTAAGATATGATTCTTCAGATGATTTAATCATTCCTGGATTTCCTACAGAAACTAGTATGACAGGTGCAACTTTAGCTGCTGTTTACTCTTTCTAA
- a CDS encoding Glu/Leu/Phe/Val dehydrogenase dimerization domain-containing protein, with protein MKELLKKYENKEPEIIFNWKDSETEAEGWTVINSLRGGAAGGGTRMRKGLDMNEVLSLAKTMEVKFTVSGPAIGGAKSGINFDPLDIRKKGVLERWYKAVAPLLKSYYGTGGDLNVDEIHEVIPITEESGVWHPQEGVFNGHFKPTEADKINRIGQLRLGVIKVIESESLSPDISKKYTVADMITGFGVAEAVRHYYDIYGGSVKGKRAVVQGFGNVGSAAAYYLAEMGAKVVGIIDRDGGVINEDGFSFEEIKDYFLNKDGNTLVADNMIPFHEINEKIWNLPCEIFAPCAASRLIKQEQINQMIDTGLEVVSCGANVPFADKEIFFGSIMENTDKQVSLIPDFISNCGMARVFAYFMERRVEMTDEAIFNDTSETIKSALEKTFEKSPYKTKISETAFEIALEQLI; from the coding sequence ATGAAAGAATTATTAAAAAAATACGAGAATAAAGAACCAGAAATTATCTTTAATTGGAAAGATTCTGAAACTGAAGCAGAAGGTTGGACCGTTATAAACTCACTAAGAGGTGGTGCAGCTGGTGGAGGTACAAGAATGAGAAAAGGATTAGATATGAACGAAGTACTTTCTTTAGCAAAAACTATGGAAGTAAAATTTACAGTTTCTGGGCCTGCAATTGGTGGTGCAAAATCTGGTATCAATTTCGATCCTTTAGATATTAGAAAAAAAGGCGTTTTAGAACGTTGGTACAAAGCAGTAGCTCCTTTATTAAAGAGTTATTATGGTACAGGAGGAGATTTAAATGTAGATGAAATTCATGAAGTAATACCTATTACTGAAGAAAGTGGAGTTTGGCATCCACAAGAAGGTGTTTTTAATGGTCATTTTAAACCTACAGAAGCCGATAAAATTAATAGAATTGGTCAGTTAAGATTAGGTGTAATTAAGGTAATTGAAAGCGAGAGTTTATCTCCAGATATTAGTAAAAAATACACTGTAGCAGATATGATTACTGGTTTTGGTGTGGCAGAAGCTGTACGTCATTACTATGATATTTATGGAGGATCTGTAAAAGGGAAAAGAGCAGTAGTACAAGGTTTTGGTAATGTTGGTTCTGCAGCAGCTTATTATTTAGCTGAAATGGGAGCTAAGGTTGTTGGAATTATAGATAGAGATGGAGGAGTTATTAATGAAGATGGATTTTCTTTTGAAGAAATTAAAGACTATTTCTTGAACAAAGATGGTAACACACTTGTTGCAGACAACATGATTCCTTTTCATGAAATTAATGAGAAAATTTGGAATTTACCTTGCGAAATCTTTGCACCTTGTGCAGCATCAAGATTAATTAAGCAAGAACAAATTAATCAAATGATTGATACTGGGCTAGAAGTAGTTTCTTGTGGTGCAAATGTACCTTTTGCAGATAAAGAAATATTCTTTGGTTCAATTATGGAAAATACAGATAAACAAGTAAGTTTAATTCCAGATTTTATTAGTAATTGTGGAATGGCTAGAGTGTTTGCTTATTTTATGGAAAGAAGAGTAGAAATGACAGACGAAGCTATTTTTAATGATACTTCAGAAACTATTAAAAGTGCCTTAGAAAAAACATTTGAAAAAAGCCCTTATAAAACAAAAATTAGTGAAACAGCGTTTGAAATTGCGCTAGAACAATTGATATAA
- a CDS encoding acyl-CoA dehydrogenase, translating into MDFSLTEEHLMIRDAARDFAQTELLPGVIERDNKQEFPQELVRKMGDLGFMGIMVDPKYGGSGMDTISYVLVMEELSKIDASASVMVSVNNSLVCYGLEAYGTEEQKQKYLTKLATGEQIGAFCLSEPEAGSDATSQATTAIDKGDHYVINGTKNWITNGGRSDVYLVIAQTDREKGHRGINAFIVEKGMEGFDIGPKEDKLGIRGSDTHTLQFNDVKVPKENRIGEDGFGFKFAMKTLSGGRIGIAAQALGIASGAYELALKYSKERKAFGTEICNHQAIAFKLADMYTEIEAARMLVMKAAWQKDRKENYDMASAMAKLYASKVAMEQTVEAVQIHGGNGFVKEYHVERLMRDAKITQIYEGTSEIQKIVISRGVIKG; encoded by the coding sequence ATGGATTTTAGTTTAACAGAAGAACATTTAATGATTCGTGATGCAGCAAGAGATTTTGCACAGACTGAATTATTACCTGGTGTTATTGAAAGAGATAACAAGCAAGAATTTCCACAAGAATTAGTTCGTAAAATGGGCGATCTAGGTTTTATGGGAATTATGGTTGATCCTAAATATGGAGGAAGTGGAATGGATACCATTTCTTACGTTTTGGTTATGGAAGAATTATCTAAAATTGATGCTTCTGCTTCAGTAATGGTTTCTGTAAACAATTCATTAGTATGTTATGGTTTAGAAGCTTATGGTACAGAAGAGCAAAAACAAAAGTATTTAACCAAATTAGCTACAGGAGAGCAAATTGGTGCTTTCTGTTTATCTGAACCAGAAGCAGGTTCAGATGCAACTTCTCAAGCAACTACAGCAATAGACAAAGGAGATCATTATGTAATTAATGGTACTAAAAACTGGATTACAAATGGAGGACGTTCAGACGTTTATTTAGTAATTGCACAAACAGACAGAGAAAAAGGTCATAGAGGAATCAATGCTTTTATCGTAGAAAAAGGCATGGAAGGTTTTGATATTGGTCCTAAAGAAGATAAATTAGGTATTCGTGGTTCAGATACTCATACCTTACAGTTTAATGATGTAAAAGTGCCTAAAGAAAATAGAATTGGTGAGGATGGTTTTGGTTTTAAATTCGCTATGAAAACACTTTCTGGAGGTAGAATTGGTATTGCTGCTCAGGCTTTAGGAATTGCTTCTGGAGCTTATGAATTAGCACTTAAATACTCTAAAGAACGTAAAGCTTTTGGTACAGAAATCTGTAACCACCAAGCAATTGCGTTTAAATTAGCAGACATGTACACAGAAATTGAAGCTGCAAGAATGTTAGTTATGAAAGCTGCTTGGCAAAAAGACCGAAAAGAAAATTACGACATGGCTTCTGCTATGGCTAAATTATATGCATCTAAAGTTGCAATGGAGCAAACAGTAGAAGCTGTACAAATTCATGGAGGAAATGGTTTCGTAAAAGAGTATCATGTAGAGCGTTTAATGCGTGATGCAAAAATTACTCAGATTTATGAAGGGACTTCAGAAATTCAGAAAATTGTAATTTCTAGAGGAGTTATTAAAGGATAA